From one Peptoniphilaceae bacterium AMB_02 genomic stretch:
- a CDS encoding AbgT family transporter, whose protein sequence is MSNDKSQPKKSRSNSILNGIEKAGNALPDPALLFIILALITMIVSYFAAQANMSVTYDGVNNKTGNIEPITVHVYNLLSLEGFHYMVTSVISNFSGFFPLGTVFTVVLGVSICEGTGMLSALLRRAVSKTPPALISAMVVFLGIMSNIASSTGYVVLVPLGAVIFMASRRHPIAGLAAAYAGVSGGWTANLLLGSNDPLYAGMSTQAAQMLNPNYIVQPTGNWFFMIVSTFMITLIGTLITDKVIEPRLPEYKFTEEEHSVEITQTEKKGMKFAGIAALIYIVIMAVLIVPKSGLLRNPETGKILSSPFMSGIVFFMMLFFMIPGIAYGFGSGKIKNSKDITKLMSNGIAGISSFLVLIFFAAQFTAFFNKSNLGTILSVNGANLLKDIGLLGLPLLVIFVLLTCVLNIFIPVDTAKWAMMAPIFVPMFMQLGLTPEMTQLAFRIGDSSTNIITPLMPFFVMIVAYFQKYDSESGIGSVVSTMLPYSFVFLISWIILLVIWYLVGLPLGPGAFIKYVI, encoded by the coding sequence ATGTCAAATGACAAATCACAACCAAAGAAAAGTAGATCTAATTCGATTCTTAATGGAATTGAAAAAGCCGGGAATGCATTGCCAGATCCCGCATTACTGTTCATCATACTAGCATTAATAACTATGATAGTATCTTATTTTGCAGCTCAAGCAAATATGTCGGTAACCTATGATGGTGTCAATAATAAAACCGGCAATATTGAACCAATTACAGTACATGTTTATAATCTGCTTTCACTTGAAGGTTTTCATTATATGGTAACTTCAGTAATAAGCAACTTCTCAGGTTTCTTCCCTCTTGGTACTGTGTTTACAGTAGTACTTGGAGTCAGCATTTGCGAAGGAACCGGTATGTTATCGGCTCTACTTAGAAGGGCAGTTTCAAAAACTCCTCCTGCTCTTATCTCTGCCATGGTAGTATTTCTTGGTATAATGTCCAATATAGCAAGTTCAACAGGTTATGTTGTGCTTGTCCCCTTAGGAGCTGTCATTTTTATGGCTTCAAGAAGGCATCCGATAGCAGGGCTTGCTGCGGCATATGCCGGGGTATCCGGTGGTTGGACGGCCAATCTACTATTGGGGTCTAATGATCCATTATATGCAGGTATGTCCACCCAAGCAGCTCAGATGCTTAACCCAAATTATATCGTTCAACCAACGGGAAACTGGTTTTTCATGATAGTTTCAACCTTTATGATTACCTTAATCGGTACCCTAATAACAGACAAAGTTATTGAACCAAGATTGCCCGAATATAAATTTACTGAAGAAGAGCACTCTGTAGAAATCACACAAACCGAGAAAAAGGGGATGAAATTTGCAGGAATTGCCGCATTGATTTATATTGTCATAATGGCAGTATTAATAGTACCTAAGTCAGGTCTCCTTCGTAATCCTGAAACCGGAAAAATACTATCCTCACCATTCATGTCGGGTATTGTGTTCTTCATGATGTTATTCTTTATGATTCCAGGTATTGCCTACGGTTTTGGATCCGGTAAAATAAAAAATAGCAAGGATATTACTAAACTGATGTCAAATGGTATTGCAGGGATTTCGAGTTTCCTGGTCTTGATATTCTTTGCCGCTCAATTTACCGCATTTTTCAACAAATCAAATCTCGGAACTATCCTTTCTGTAAATGGAGCAAATCTACTTAAAGATATAGGACTTTTGGGATTGCCTCTACTGGTAATATTTGTCCTGTTAACCTGTGTACTCAATATATTCATACCGGTAGATACGGCAAAATGGGCAATGATGGCACCGATATTCGTCCCTATGTTTATGCAACTCGGTTTGACACCTGAAATGACACAGTTGGCATTTAGAATTGGAGACTCATCAACAAATATCATTACACCGCTTATGCCTTTCTTCGTTATGATTGTTGCGTACTTCCAAAAGTATGATTCAGAATCCGGTATAGGTTCAGTAGTATCAACGATGTTGCCTTACTCTTTTGTATTCTTAATCAGCTGGATAATTCTACTGGTAATATGGTATCTGGTAGGCTTACCACTAGGACCGGGGGCCTTTATTAAATATGTTATCTAA